Proteins encoded within one genomic window of Ursus arctos isolate Adak ecotype North America unplaced genomic scaffold, UrsArc2.0 scaffold_9, whole genome shotgun sequence:
- the LOC125280978 gene encoding 60S ribosomal protein L32-like — MAAFRPLVKPKIIKKKTKKLSQHQSDRYVKIKRYWQKPRGTDNRVCRRFRSQILMPNIGYGSDNKTKHMLPSGFWKFLVHNIKELEVLLMCNKSCCAEIAHNVSSKNHKVIVKRASQLAIRVINPNARSTVKKVNRQLM; from the coding sequence ATGGCCGCCTTCAGACCTCTGGTGAAGCCCAAGATCATTAAAAAGAAGACCAAGAAGTTAAGCCAGCACCAGTCAGACCGATATGTCAAAATTAAGCGCTACTGGCAGAAACCAAGAGGCACTGACAATAGGGTGTGCAGAAGATTCAGGAGCCAGATCTTGATGCCCAACATTGGTTATGGGAGcgataataaaacaaaacacatgctGCCCAGTGGCTTCTGGAAATTCCTAGTCCACAACATCAAGGAGCTTGAAGTGCTGCTGATGTGCAACAAATCTTGCTGTGCAGAGATTGCTCACAATGTCTCCTCCAAGAACCACAAAGTCATTGTGAAAAGAGCATCCCAGCTGGCCATCAGAGTCATCAATCCCAATGCCAGGAGCACAGTGAAGAAAGTGAATAGACAGCTTATGTGA